From Bombus vancouverensis nearcticus chromosome 15, iyBomVanc1_principal, whole genome shotgun sequence, the proteins below share one genomic window:
- the MED28 gene encoding mediator complex subunit 28: MATPTNGNGNLIDEFEEAFQQCLGILITKDEGLGNNGIGVSGGLTVDKEEARSEVEQVTLRFIDLARQMEAFFLQKRFLLSALKPELVIKEDINDLRLELARKEDLIKKHYEKITVWQNLLADLQGWAKSPAQGPAPNGLPNGTQTGQNQQSANGGGNATMQQQQQILQHQQQLQQQQQQLQHLQQHQMQQQQLHQQQVQQGSGAPPTSGLQGVGVSVGQQGMFMTQGGVSVTGTRGGFPVAGVGSSALQGPLAFLEKTTSNIGMPERRS, translated from the exons ATGGCGACACCCACTAACGGTAACGGTAATCTCATCGACGAATTTGAGGAAGCATTTCAG CAATGTTTGGGTATATTAATAACGAAAGACGAAGGGTTAGGAAACAATGGAATTGGAGTGTCAGGTGGTTTGACTGTGGATAAAGAAGAAGCACGTAGTGAAGTTGAACAGGTCACGCTAAGATTTATAGATCTGGCAAGACAGATGGAAGCTTTCTTTCTGCAGAAACGATTTTTGTTGTCTGCATTGAAACCAGAATTAGTAATAAAAGAAGATATCAATGATCTTAGACTAGAATTAGCACGTAAAGAAGATCTCATAAAAAAGCATTATGAAAAAATTACAGTATGGCAGAATTTATTAGCAGATCTACAAGGCTGGGCAAAGTCTCCAGCTCAAGGTCCAGCACCTAATG GTTTACCAAATGGTACTCAAACTGGACAGAACCAACAAAGTGCCAATGGAGGTGGAAATGCAACGatgcaacaacaacagcaaatATTACAGCATCAGCAGCAACtccaacagcaacaacaacagttGCAACATCTACAACAACATCAAATGCAACAGCAACAACTTCATCAGCAACAG GTACAACAAGGGTCTGGTGCACCTCCCACATCAGGTCTTCAAGGAGTTGGGGTCTCAGTTGGACAACAAGGAATGTTCATGACACAAGGGGGAGTAAGTGTGACTGGTACACGGGGTGGATTTCCCGTCGCAGGTGTAGGAAGTAGTGCTCTCCAGGGTCCTCTCGCTTTCCTGGAAAAGACAACGAGCAATATAGGAATGCCCGAAAGGCGGAGTTGA
- the LOC117164522 gene encoding uncharacterized protein LOC117164522, producing the protein MSRRPQLTKTEQLRQARTASLVRDIELREDAASRHQRDSFKVRRRMVRPEPKKVDFSKPGMTKAMLARVKHAQKFKEEYERKQESVTSVRTPKRTPAPIGGDARMGRERTPGRKTQRITPATTPRRGVSPSRREFETVASRLPSPIKTPKTPRLPAKALPRKTTELAKMMNADIIQADPIGEGIISNIVIPPGIVSEDRTTIVNISQPPVDPESKIVSQVANRSIQVISETLDEQDAAESAAVQNRLTELQQARRDFVIAVANVGGNALHLEDESRPTTVLDSTRISPVHQPTPQKKIIRVPELEDLEYTIDHPDIIAAREYMQKFKADMEAREAAKRMEEEFERMAAAEHMSDELDLDIPFEEEIYQERDISWEEDEGGMAMPRPSRIKAQISPIPRQQRPYQYEPFEPEQLEKFFDVQTYPPCPQCGPPPGREHLHPDLWELEDPWYKRPPEPDMPDLIEFEESDLIRF; encoded by the exons ATGAGTCGACGGCCTCAGTTAACAAAAACTGAACAACTTCGTCAGGCCAGAACTGCATCACTTGTAAGAGATATCGAACTAAGGGAAGATGCAGCATCCAGACACCAAAGAGACTCATTCAAAGTACGCAGGCGGATGGTTAGACCTGAGCCAAAAAAAGTAGACTTCAGTAAACCAGGAATGACTAAAGCAATGCTAGCTAGAGTAAAACATGCTCAGAAATTTAAAGAAGAATATGAACGTAAGCAAGAATCAGTTACATCAGTTCGAACGCCTAAAAGGACACCTGCACCAATAGGAGGTGATGCCAG GATGGGCAGGGAAAGAACACCAGGTAGAAAGACTCAGCGTATAACACCAGCTACAACTCCTCGAAGAGGAGTCTCACCATCTAGAAGAGAATTTGAAACTGTAGCCAGTCGTTTACCTTCTCCCATAAAAACTCCAAAGACACCAAGATTACCTGCAAAAGCTCTACCTAGAAAAACTACTGAATTAGCTAAAATGATGAATGCTGATATAATTCAGGCTGATCCAATTGGTGAAGGAATAATTAGTAATATTGTGATACCTCCTGGAATAGTGAGCGAAGATCGTACTACCATTGTTAATATATCACAACCACCTGTGGATCCTGAATCAAAAATAGTATCACAAGTGGCTAATCGTTCGATTCAAGTGATCAG TGAAACTCTTGATGAACAAGATGCTGCTGAATCTGCAGCGGTACAAAATAGACTAACAGAATTACAACAAGCTAGAAGAGATTTTGTTATTGCAGTTGCAAATGTTGGTGGAAATGCTCTTCATCTTGAAGATGAAAGTCGTCCCACCACTGTTCTTGATTCTACTCGTATATCCCCTGTACATCAACCCACTCCACAAAAAAAGATTATACG AGTCCCTGAGTTAGAGGACCTTGAATATACTATCGATCACCCAGATATTATTGCTGCGCGTGAATATATGCAAAAATTTAAAGCTGACATGGAAGCAAGAGAAGCAGCTAAAAGAATGGAAGAAGAATTTGAAAGAATGGCAGCAGCAGAACATATGTCAGATGAATTAGATTTAGATATTCCTTTTGAAGAAGAAATTTACCAAGAGAGAGATATCTCTTGGGAAGAAGATGAAGGTGGCATGGCTATGCCTCGTCCATCTAGAATAAAAGCTCAAATTTCTCCTATTCCTAGACAACAAAGACCTTATCAATATGAACCCTTTGAGCCAGAACAATTAGAAAAATTCTTTGATGTTCAAACTTATCCACCTTGCCCACAATGTGGGCCACCACCAGGTAGGGAACACTTACATCCTGACTTGTGGGAATTGGAAGACCCATGGTACAAAAGACCTCCAGAACCTGATATGCCAGACTTAATAGAGTTTGAAGAATCTGACCTAATACGTTTCTAA
- the LOC117164420 gene encoding TGF-beta-activated kinase 1 and MAP3K7-binding protein 1 isoform X1, producing MNRYAVDMLETAERPNLIPFQDTQYSWTDDLPVCKQSGVGFSTNIIYREDGYRQEEHPFEDRSFHCRYDDSTFLYGVFDGHEGTKVANFAMQRMAAEILLGQLNGKSTDEEVKEVLRQAFIAVERGYLDSIGDLLAERTSLQFDIPDGLNSYETYQKFPHLVDKLNALNCELSAGTSAVVALIYRGKLYVANVGDSRALLCKTDANQVLRVVQLSVDHDLRNEDELLRLSHLELDIDSIRQGSRIGNQETTRCLGNYLVKGGYREFEELASATAEPVIAEPEIHGGIELDDSCKFLLLMSRGLYKSLEEVTGVDQVNIKLINFAVQEFQVQSTLTGVAQAVVDKVVRIHHDINMSNLQSTVTTGKRDDITLLVRNFNFPLPHALKSPTNQSVRFNPIVESAQITTMLENEYSSTSVTEENSDFSTTETSSTSDMYPSGAKSTNKNSRIKPYVNFSEYYENVEKRRREGTLPEGINF from the exons ATGAATCGATATGCAGTCGATATGTTAGAAAC GGCAGAACGCCCTAATTTGATACCTTTTCAGGATACTCAGTATAGTTGGACGGATGATTTGCCAGTATGTAAACAATCTG gTGTAGGATTTTCTACGAATATAATTTATCGTGAGGATGGGTATAGACAGGAGGAACATCCATTTGAAGATCGTAGCTTTCACTGTCGCTATGACGATTCAACGTTCCTTTATGGAGTATTTGATGGGCATGAAGGCACAAAAGTTGCAAATTTTGCTATGCAGCGAATGGCTGCAGAGATATTACTTGGACAATTAAATGGTAAATCAACAGATGAAGAAGTTAAAGAGGTTCTTAG aCAGGCGTTTATAGCTGTGGAAAGAGGATATTTAGATTCTATTGGAGACCTTTTGGCTGAACGGACCAGTTTGCAATTTGATATACCCGATGGATTAAACTCCTATGAAACTTATCAAAAGTTTCCGCATTTG GTTGATAAGTTAAATGCTTTAAATTGTGAGCTATCAGCAGGAACTAGTGCAGTTGTAGCTCTTATATATCGTGGAAAATTATATGTTGCTAATGTTGGCGACAGTAGAGCTTTATTATGCAAAACAGATGCTAATCAAGTGTTAAGAGTTGTACAACTAAGTGTAGATCATGACTTAAGGAATGAAGATGAATTGTTAAGATTGTCTCATTTAGAATTGGATATTGATTCTATAAGGCAAG GATCTCGTATTGGAAATCAGGAAACTACACGTTGTCTTGGGAACTATCTTGTCAAAGGGGGGTACAGAGAATTTGAAGAATTAGCATCTGCCACAGCAGAACCTGTCATTGCAGAACCAGAAATTCATGGTGGCATAGAACTTGATGACTCCTGTAAATTTTTATTGCTTATGTCTCGTGGTCTATATAAATCATTAGAGGAAGTAACTGGAGTTGATcaagttaatataaaattaattaattttgcagTTCAAGAG TTTCAGGTACAGTCCACTTTAACAGGTGTTGCTCAAGCTGTTGTAGATAAAGTTGTAAGAATTCATCATGACATTAATATGAGTAATTTACAAAGTACAGTAACAACTGGTAAACGAGATGATATAACTCTTCTCgtacgaaattttaatttccCGCTTCCTCATGCATTGAAAAGTCCAACTAATCAATCAGTCAGATTTAACCCAATTGTAGAATCTGCTCAGATTACAACAATGCTAGAGAACGAGTATTCAAGTACAAGCGTTACAGAAGAAAATTCCGATTTTTCAACAACTGAAACTTCATCAACATCAGATATGTATCCTTCTGGTGCAAAATCGACAAACAAAAACTCTAGAATTAAGCCTTATGTTAATTTTTCTGAATACTATGAAAATGTTGAAAAGAGACGGCGAGAAGGAACATTACCAGAAGGTATCaatttttga
- the LOC117164420 gene encoding TGF-beta-activated kinase 1 and MAP3K7-binding protein 1 isoform X2, with the protein MQRMAAEILLGQLNGKSTDEEVKEVLRQAFIAVERGYLDSIGDLLAERTSLQFDIPDGLNSYETYQKFPHLVDKLNALNCELSAGTSAVVALIYRGKLYVANVGDSRALLCKTDANQVLRVVQLSVDHDLRNEDELLRLSHLELDIDSIRQGSRIGNQETTRCLGNYLVKGGYREFEELASATAEPVIAEPEIHGGIELDDSCKFLLLMSRGLYKSLEEVTGVDQVNIKLINFAVQEFQVQSTLTGVAQAVVDKVVRIHHDINMSNLQSTVTTGKRDDITLLVRNFNFPLPHALKSPTNQSVRFNPIVESAQITTMLENEYSSTSVTEENSDFSTTETSSTSDMYPSGAKSTNKNSRIKPYVNFSEYYENVEKRRREGTLPEGINF; encoded by the exons ATGCAGCGAATGGCTGCAGAGATATTACTTGGACAATTAAATGGTAAATCAACAGATGAAGAAGTTAAAGAGGTTCTTAG aCAGGCGTTTATAGCTGTGGAAAGAGGATATTTAGATTCTATTGGAGACCTTTTGGCTGAACGGACCAGTTTGCAATTTGATATACCCGATGGATTAAACTCCTATGAAACTTATCAAAAGTTTCCGCATTTG GTTGATAAGTTAAATGCTTTAAATTGTGAGCTATCAGCAGGAACTAGTGCAGTTGTAGCTCTTATATATCGTGGAAAATTATATGTTGCTAATGTTGGCGACAGTAGAGCTTTATTATGCAAAACAGATGCTAATCAAGTGTTAAGAGTTGTACAACTAAGTGTAGATCATGACTTAAGGAATGAAGATGAATTGTTAAGATTGTCTCATTTAGAATTGGATATTGATTCTATAAGGCAAG GATCTCGTATTGGAAATCAGGAAACTACACGTTGTCTTGGGAACTATCTTGTCAAAGGGGGGTACAGAGAATTTGAAGAATTAGCATCTGCCACAGCAGAACCTGTCATTGCAGAACCAGAAATTCATGGTGGCATAGAACTTGATGACTCCTGTAAATTTTTATTGCTTATGTCTCGTGGTCTATATAAATCATTAGAGGAAGTAACTGGAGTTGATcaagttaatataaaattaattaattttgcagTTCAAGAG TTTCAGGTACAGTCCACTTTAACAGGTGTTGCTCAAGCTGTTGTAGATAAAGTTGTAAGAATTCATCATGACATTAATATGAGTAATTTACAAAGTACAGTAACAACTGGTAAACGAGATGATATAACTCTTCTCgtacgaaattttaatttccCGCTTCCTCATGCATTGAAAAGTCCAACTAATCAATCAGTCAGATTTAACCCAATTGTAGAATCTGCTCAGATTACAACAATGCTAGAGAACGAGTATTCAAGTACAAGCGTTACAGAAGAAAATTCCGATTTTTCAACAACTGAAACTTCATCAACATCAGATATGTATCCTTCTGGTGCAAAATCGACAAACAAAAACTCTAGAATTAAGCCTTATGTTAATTTTTCTGAATACTATGAAAATGTTGAAAAGAGACGGCGAGAAGGAACATTACCAGAAGGTATCaatttttga
- the LOC117164421 gene encoding succinyl-CoA:acetate/propanoyl-CoA:succinate CoA transferase, producing MFGLNFRRNLESTFNKILPTKPFNMCGVRHIREPLQPLKRCPRWVCVEDAVKIINSEHLVFIQGGAATPNELIRAMTEHGVCNNLRGVRLIHMGLEGDAPFGSPEFEKHFRSVSFYISANLREAVNEGRADYIPIFLHEVPKLFYEKRIIPDVALIQVSVPDARGFCSLGVSVDCTRAAISSAKVIIAQVNEHMPRSFGDTAIHSSHIDWAVKYDCPLPCVASTPPNEIEQEIGKIIAQRLIDDGATLQLGIGNIPDAILCSLGNHKDLGVHTEILGDTMVDLAERGNISNKMKIKHRGRTVSSLAIGTKRVYDFLHNNPFVEMLAINYVNDPRVILQQPKMTAINSCIEMDITGQICSDSLGCKMYSGFGGQLDFTRGAALGQDGRGKAIIAFPSVTSKGESKIQPVIKLGGGIVVTRAHAHYIVTEHGIANLFGKTLRQRANALIQIAHPDHRECLEKAAFERLKSNPTKYL from the exons aTGTTTGGACTTAATTTTCGTCGAAATTTGGAATCAacatttaacaaaattttaccGACAAAACCCTTTAATATGTGTGGCGTGAGGCATATACGAGAACCTTTACAACCTTTAAAACGATGTCCACGATGGGTTTGCGTAGAAGATGCAGTGAAAATTATCAATTCAG AGCATCTTGTTTTTATACAAGGAGGTGCAGCAACGCCTAATGAATTAATACGTGCTATGACTGAACATGGTGTTTGCAATAATTTACGTGGAGTACGATTAATACATATGGGTCTTGAGGGTGATGCACCATTTGGAAGTCCTGAATTTGAGA AACATTTTAGATCTGTAAGCTTTTACATCAGTGCTAATCTTAGAGAGGCTGTTAATGAAGGCAGAGCAGATTATATTCCAATATTTCTTCACGAAGTACCAAaacttttttacgagaagaGAATTATTCCAGATGTTGCATTAATCCAAGTTAGTGTCCCAGATGCTCGTGGTTTTTGTTCTTTAGGTGTAAGCGTGGATTGTACGCGTGCTGCGATTAGTTCAGCCAAAGTTATTATTG CTCAAGTTAATGAACATATGCCAAGATCATTTGGGGATACTGCTATTCATTCTAGTCATATTGATTGGGCTGTCAAATATGACTGTCCTTTACCATGCGTAGCTAGTACTCCACCAAATGAGATTGAGCAAGAAATTGGCAAGATAATTGCACAAAGGTTAATAGATGATGGAGCAACCTTACAACTTGGGATTGGTAACATACCTGATGCTATTCTCTGTTCTCTTGGTAATCATAAAGACTTGGGAGTGCATACAGAAATACTTGGTGATACAATGGTAGATTTAGCAGAACGaggaaatatttcaaacaaaatgaaaataaagcATAGAGGACGTACGGTCAGTTCTCTGGCAATTGGTACGAAAAGAGTATATGACTTCTTACATAACAATCCATTTGTAG AAATGCTTGCAATTAATTACGTAAACGATCCTCGAGTAATATTACAGCAACCTAAAATGACAGCTATTAATTCTTGTATAGAAATGGATATTACTGGTCAAATATGTTCAGATAGTTTAGGTTGTAAAATGTACTCTGGATTTGGTGGCCAACTTGATTTTACTCGAGGTGCGGCATTGGGCCAGGATGGTCGAGGAAAAGCCATAATTGCGTTCCCTTCAGTAACAAGTAAAGGAGAAAGTAAAATTCAGCCAGTAATCAAACTTG GAGGTGGTATCGTGGTAACGAGAGCACATGCACACTACATAGTTACTGAGCATGGTATAGCAAATCTTTTTGGTAAAACGTTACGTCAAAGAGCAAATGCATTGATTCAAATTGCTCATCCTGATCATAGAGAATGTCTCGAAAAAGCTGCGTTTGAAAGACTTAAATCTAATCCaacgaaatatttataa
- the LOC117164419 gene encoding succinyl-CoA:acetate/propanoyl-CoA:succinate CoA transferase yields the protein MAALKRIVNLSKSLKTMTTTSRLCCSQTSKKTYFTYVNEPSMPILDKEPCWLKTADEAIEKAELDSDQLVFVQGAAATPTELLRAMTEYGARCDVRNVRLFHMHLEGEASFAKPENAKHFRSISFFIGGNVRPAVQTGHADCIPIFLHEIPRVFNEGYIKPDIALIHVTPPDHHGYCSLGTSVDCVRSAVSNSTRIVALVNKYMPRTFGDAIIHVSHLDFAVEHHKPLPVHPVKPPSKEEQQIGKYIAENLVIDGATLQMGIGSIPDAVLSLLTSHQNLGIHSEMFSDGVVELVKKGCITNNRKTMHKGRIVGSFCVGSEKLYDFMNNNPFIEMLAVDYVNDPKIVAKQPNMTAINSCIEVDITGQICSDSIGTRMYSGFGGQLDFIMGAALSEDRQGKPIIALQSVTSKGESKIQPVLKSGAGVVTNRAVARYVVTEYGIASLFGKSLQQRSYELIQIAHPDHREALEKAAFARLKVMPAP from the exons ATGGCGGCTCTTAAACGAATAGTCAATCTATCTAAAAGTCTTAAAACGATGACGACTACGTCTCGTTTGTGCTGTTCCCAAACATCGAAGAAGACCTATTTTACGTACGTGAACGAACCCTCTATGCCAATATTAGACAAGGAACCGTGCTGGCTCAAAACTGCCGATGAAGCGATCGAGAAAGCAGAATTAGATTCTG ATCAACTCGTATTTGTCCAAGGTGCAGCAGCTACACCTACTGAACTGTTAAGGGCGATGACTGAATATGGTGCCCGATGTGACGTGAGAAATGTACGACTGTTTCACATGCATCTTGAGGGTGAGGCATCGTTCGCTAAGCCAGAAAATGCAA AGCATTTCAGATCTATCAGCTTCTTCATTGGAGGCAACGTGAGACCAGCTGTTCAAACGGGTCACGCCGACTGCATTCCAATTTTCTTGCATGAGATCCCACGAGTATTTAATGAAGGATATATAAAACCAGATATTGCCCTTATCCACGTTACTCCACCTGATCACCATGGATATTGCTCACTTGGTACTAGCGTAGATTGTGTACGATCTGCTGTGAGCAATTCTACACGCATCGTAG CTTTAGTGAACAAATATATGCCAAGAACATTTGGCGATGCTATAATTCATGTCAGCCATTTGGATTTCGCTGTGGAGCATCACAAACCACTTCCGGTGCATCCTGTGAAGCCGCCGTCGAAAGAGGAACAACAAATCGGTAAATATATCGCCGAAAATTTAGTAATAGACGGGGCCACATTGCAAATGGGTATCGGAAGCATACCAGACGCGGTTCTGTCGCTTCTGACGAGTCACCAAAATCTTGGAATTCATAGTGAAATGTTTAGCGATGGTGTAGTAGAGTTAGTGAAAAAGGGATGTATAACGAATAATCGCAAAACAATGCACAAAGGTAGAATCGTCGGTTCGTTCTGTGTTGGATCAGAGAAGTTGTACGATTTTATGAACAATAATCCCTTTATAG AAATGTTGGCAGTGGATTACGTGAACGATCCAAAAATAGTAGCCAAACAACCGAATATGACAGCTATTAATTCGTGTATAGAAGTTGATATTACTGGTCAAATTTGCTCTGATAGCATTGGAACTAGGATGTATTCTGGATTCGGAGGACAATTAGATTTCATTATGGGTGCCGCTCTTAGCGAAGACCGTCAAGGAAAGCCTATCATTGCATTACAATCAGTTACCTCGAAGGGTGAAAGTAAAATTCAACCCGTCTTAAAGTCag GTGCTGGTGTTGTTACAAACAGAGCAGTTGCACGATACGTGGTCACGGAATATGGAATTGCCAGTTTATTCGGTAAAAGTCTTCAACAACGATCATATGAACTAATTCAAATCGCCCATCCCGATCACAGAGAAGCGTTAGAAAAAGCGGCATTTGCACGTTTAAAAGTGATGCCAGCGCCATAA
- the Vha55 gene encoding V-type proton ATPase subunit Vha55, which translates to MYSKSIGERQATKEHVLAISRDFISQPRLTYKTVSGVNGPLVILDEVKFPKFAEIVQLKLADGSMRSGQVLEVSGSKAVVQVFEGTSGIDAKNTHCEFTGDTLRTPVSEDMLGRVFNGSGKPIDKGPPILAEDFLDIEGQPINPWSRIYPKEMIQTGISAIDVMNSIARGQKIPIFSAAGLPHNEIAAQICRQAGLVKLPGKSVLDSHEDNFAIVFAAMGVNMETARFFKQDFEENGSMENVCLFLNLANDPTIERIITPRLALTAAEFLAYQCEKHVLVILTDMSSYAEALREVSAAREEVPGRRGFPGYMYTDLATIYERAGRVEGRNGSITQIPILTMPNDDITHPIPDLTGYITEGQIYVDRQLHNRQIYPPVNVLPSLSRLMKSAIGEGWTRKDHSDVSNQLYACYAIGKDVQAMKAVVGEEALTPDDLLYLEFLSKFEKNFISQGSYENRTVFESLDIGWQLLRIFPKEMLKRIPTNILAEFYPRDSRH; encoded by the exons ATGTATTCGAAAAGTATTGGGGAACGTCAAGCCACTAAGGAACATGTTTTAGCTATTTCAAGAGATTTTATTTCACAGCCACGGCTTA caTACAAAACTGTGTCAGGTGTAAATGGGCCATTGGTAATATTGGATGAAGTTAAATTCCCAAAGTTTGCAGAAATTGTTCAATTGAAGCTTGCTGATGGATCCATGAGATCTGGTCAAGTATTGGAAGTATCTGGGTCTAAAGCTGTTGTTCAGGTATTTGAGGGTACTTCTGGCATTGATGCAAAAAATACTCATTGTGAATTTACTGGTGACACTCTTCGGACCCCTGTGTCCGAAGATATGCTGGGCCGTGTCTTTAATGGATCTGGAAAACCAATTGACAAAGGCCCTCCTATTCTTGCGGAAGATTTCTTGGACATTGAAGGTCAACCAATTAATCCATGGTCACGTATCTATCCTAAAGAAATGATTCAAACTGGCATCTCTGCTATTGATGTTATGAATTCTATTGCTCGTGGACAGAAGATCCCTATTTTTTCTGCCGCAGGTTTACCACACAATGAG ATTGCTGCACAAATTTGTCGTCAAGCTGGTCTTGTAAAATTACCTGGGAAGTCAGTTTTAGACTCTCATGAAGACAACTTTGCTATTGTATTCGCTGCTATGGGTGTGAACATGGAAACTGCTCGTTTCTTCAAGCAAGATTTCGAAGAGAATGGTTCTATGGAGAATGTATGCCTCTTCTTGAATTTGGCTAATGATCCTACTATTGAAAGAATCATTACTCCACGTCTGGCTCTGACTGCAGCTGAATTTTTGGCTTATCAATGCGAAAAACATGTTTTAGTCATACTTACTGATATGTCCTCTTATGCAGAGGCTCTACGAGAAGTATCAGCTGCTCGTGAAGAAGTTCCGGGACGACGTGGTTTTCCCGGTTACATGTATACAGATTTAGCAACTATATATGAACGAGCTGGTAGAGTAGAAGGTCGTAATGGTTCCATCACTCAGATTCCAATTCTAACTATGCCAAACGACGATATTACTCACCCTATTCCTGATTTAACTGGATATATTACTGAGGGACAAATATATGTTGATCGTCAACTTCATAATAGACAAATTTATCCACCTGTTAATGTACTTCCTTCATTGTCTCGTCTTATGAAATCCGCTATTGGTGAAGGGTGGACGCGAAAAGATCACTCTGACGTGTCTAATCAATTG tatGCATGTTACGCCATTGGAAAAGATGTACAAGCTATGAAAGCTGTTGTTGGTGAAGAAGCTTTAACACCAGATGATTTACTATATTTAGAGTTCCTTTCAAAGTTCGAGAAGAACTTCATTTCTCAGGGAAGTTACGAAAATCGTACAGTCTTTGAATCACTGGATATTGGTTGGCAATTATTACGTATCTTCCCTAAGGAGATGCTGAAACGAATTCCTACTAACATTCTCGCTGAATTTTATCCAAGAGACTCGCGTCATTAA